The Streptomyces xanthii genome has a segment encoding these proteins:
- a CDS encoding aromatase/cyclase produces MAVERVHRTTHEVTVAAPAGVVYGLISDAVRWPLFFPPNVHVEQLEFDGDSERLRMWAVANDEVRSWTSRRLLDPGRRRVEFRQELPARPVQSMGGTWIVDALGADRSRLTLLHEFTVADDDADDVAWVRRATDTNSRSELDNLRRLAERWGRLDELVLSFEDSVRVNGPAELVYDFLYRIGDWPELVPHVSRLDFTEDEPGVQVMSMDTRTADGGTHTTESVRVCFPHAGRIVYKQTATPLLMSAHTGEWSVVPDETGVTVSSQHSVVLREENITRVLGEDADVARARRYVREALGRNSTATLELAKRHAESAVTVL; encoded by the coding sequence ATGGCCGTTGAGCGAGTGCACCGCACGACGCACGAGGTGACGGTGGCCGCGCCCGCGGGTGTGGTCTACGGACTGATCTCCGACGCGGTCCGCTGGCCGCTGTTCTTCCCGCCCAACGTGCACGTGGAGCAGCTGGAGTTCGACGGCGACAGCGAACGGCTGCGCATGTGGGCCGTCGCCAACGACGAGGTCAGGTCCTGGACCTCGCGCCGCCTCCTGGACCCGGGCCGCCGGCGCGTCGAGTTCCGCCAGGAGCTGCCCGCCCGGCCCGTCCAGTCCATGGGCGGTACATGGATCGTCGACGCGCTCGGCGCCGACCGGTCGCGGCTGACCCTGCTGCACGAGTTCACCGTCGCCGACGACGACGCCGACGACGTGGCCTGGGTGCGGCGGGCCACGGACACCAACAGCCGCTCGGAACTGGACAACCTGCGCCGCCTCGCCGAGCGCTGGGGCCGCCTGGACGAACTGGTCCTGTCGTTCGAGGACTCCGTGCGCGTGAACGGCCCCGCCGAACTCGTCTACGACTTCCTCTACCGGATCGGCGACTGGCCCGAGCTGGTGCCGCACGTCTCCCGGCTCGACTTCACGGAGGACGAGCCCGGTGTGCAGGTCATGTCGATGGACACCCGCACCGCCGACGGCGGCACGCACACGACCGAGTCGGTCCGCGTCTGCTTCCCGCACGCCGGACGCATCGTCTACAAGCAGACGGCGACCCCGCTGCTGATGTCGGCGCACACCGGCGAATGGTCCGTCGTCCCCGACGAGACGGGCGTGACGGTCTCCTCCCAGCACAGCGTCGTGCTGCGCGAGGAGAACATCACGCGCGTCCTGGGCGAGGACGCGGACGTCGCCCGGGCCCGCCGCTACGTCCGCGAGGCGCTCGGCCGCAACAGCACGGCCACCCTCGAACTCGCCAAGCGGCACGCGGAGAGCGCGGTCACCGTCCTGTGA
- a CDS encoding AfsR/SARP family transcriptional regulator has translation MKIQVLGPLSAAVNGMSIVPTAAKPRQILALLALYPGRVVPVPTLMEEVWGTELPQSALTTLQTYILQLRRRLGTAMGPGVPGAAKDVLATRHGGYLLQVPSDAVDVHEYERLVGEAQQASDEGEDEKAAATYRQALGLWEGPALVDVRVGPILTIEVMRLEESRLVTRERRIDADLRLGRHVEVIAELTDLIARHPQHEGLHSQAMVALYRSGRQASALDVYQRLRRRLIEELGVEPAPQLQRLHQAMLAVDPQLDVMSGPRRSSTFDLYAA, from the coding sequence ATGAAGATTCAGGTTCTGGGTCCGCTGAGTGCCGCCGTCAACGGGATGTCGATCGTTCCGACGGCGGCCAAGCCACGGCAGATCCTCGCACTGCTCGCGCTCTACCCGGGGCGGGTCGTACCCGTCCCCACGCTCATGGAGGAGGTCTGGGGCACCGAGCTGCCGCAGAGCGCGCTCACCACCCTGCAGACGTACATACTCCAGCTCCGTCGCCGCCTGGGCACCGCCATGGGGCCGGGGGTGCCGGGCGCCGCCAAGGACGTACTGGCCACGCGGCACGGCGGCTACCTGCTCCAGGTCCCGTCCGACGCCGTCGACGTGCACGAGTACGAGCGTCTGGTGGGCGAGGCCCAGCAGGCCTCCGACGAGGGCGAGGACGAGAAGGCCGCCGCCACCTACCGGCAGGCCCTCGGCCTGTGGGAGGGCCCCGCGCTCGTCGACGTGCGGGTCGGGCCCATCCTGACGATCGAGGTGATGCGCCTGGAGGAGAGCCGGCTCGTCACCCGCGAGCGGCGCATCGACGCCGACCTGCGCCTGGGCCGGCACGTCGAGGTCATCGCCGAGCTCACCGACCTGATCGCCCGTCACCCGCAGCACGAGGGCCTGCACTCGCAGGCGATGGTCGCCCTGTACCGCTCGGGCCGGCAGGCCAGTGCGCTCGACGTCTACCAGCGGCTGCGGCGCCGCCTCATCGAGGAGCTCGGTGTCGAACCCGCCCCCCAGCTCCAGCGGCTGCACCAGGCGATGCTCGCCGTGGACCCGCAGCTCGACGTCATGAGCGGCCCGCGCCGTTCCTCGACCTTCGACCTGTACGCCGCCTGA
- a CDS encoding DUF6059 family protein, giving the protein MSAYRRWHYRLLRQTWKGLVAMGTVHLAGEMGQLAVETGRTDPPGPALQGPPAGHPEQLCPEVPLSVLELRLMRELGRI; this is encoded by the coding sequence GTGAGCGCGTACCGGCGTTGGCACTACCGTCTGCTGCGGCAGACCTGGAAGGGGCTCGTCGCCATGGGCACGGTCCATCTGGCGGGCGAGATGGGCCAGTTGGCCGTCGAGACGGGCCGGACCGATCCGCCCGGCCCCGCCCTCCAGGGGCCGCCGGCGGGGCACCCGGAACAGCTGTGCCCCGAGGTGCCGCTGAGTGTCCTGGAGCTCAGGCTGATGCGGGAGCTCGGCCGGATCTGA
- a CDS encoding class I adenylate-forming enzyme family protein, producing MPRFTYPELPLDGLLRRAAARAPHSAALTTGPHTVTYGELDARADRIARGLARLAGGPGAVVGVAHTLDTVFPAAYYGASRSGATVALINPLVNEHALHHVCAAAGIEVAVVPRSTAEQLTKLRERLPLLHTVLVTDADDGVVPGDTVPLHVALDGVPDDPFEPAGPAPDPGAVACLQFTTGTTGRSKGVRLTHRNLVANATQTALAHRLDAASVTLNHLPLFHVMHLNSAVSAGASQILCPDPDPVASLAVAAREGCTHYYGLPARLHRLAGDPRLADGPEGVPAGPRLKAVLSGGTALSPEAASRLRAALGVPVVQGYGLAELSPLSHTQSFGDDAVRGAVGRALPGTECRVVDLGSREPVPVWASGEVQVRGPQVMAGYLDDDEPSRIDADGWFSTGDIGYLDEDGRLYLVDRLGDVFKHDNELVSPTAVERVIEDDPRVAECVVVGRPDPVHGATVWAGIVLRDPEPGTRDAVLASVAERANRRLAVFERIHTAEALDAVPRTPTGKPERRVLRRRLSV from the coding sequence GTGCCGCGCTTCACGTACCCGGAACTGCCGCTGGACGGACTGCTGCGCCGTGCCGCCGCACGCGCCCCGCACTCCGCCGCCCTCACCACCGGACCGCACACCGTCACCTACGGGGAGCTCGACGCCCGCGCCGACCGCATCGCCCGGGGCCTCGCCCGGCTCGCCGGCGGCCCGGGCGCCGTCGTCGGCGTCGCCCACACCCTCGACACGGTGTTCCCCGCCGCCTACTACGGCGCGAGCCGCAGCGGCGCGACCGTCGCCCTGATCAATCCGCTGGTCAACGAGCACGCCCTGCACCACGTGTGCGCCGCCGCCGGGATCGAGGTCGCCGTCGTGCCGAGGTCCACCGCCGAACAGCTGACCAAGCTGCGCGAGCGGCTTCCCCTGCTGCACACCGTCCTGGTCACCGACGCCGACGACGGCGTGGTCCCGGGGGACACGGTGCCGCTGCACGTCGCCCTCGACGGCGTGCCCGACGACCCGTTCGAGCCGGCGGGCCCGGCCCCGGACCCGGGAGCGGTGGCCTGCCTGCAGTTCACGACCGGCACCACAGGACGCTCCAAGGGCGTACGGCTCACCCACCGCAACCTCGTCGCCAACGCCACGCAGACCGCCCTGGCCCACCGCCTCGACGCCGCCTCGGTCACCCTCAACCACCTGCCGCTGTTCCACGTGATGCACCTGAACTCGGCCGTGAGCGCGGGTGCCTCGCAGATCCTGTGCCCCGACCCCGACCCGGTGGCCTCGCTCGCCGTGGCCGCACGCGAGGGCTGCACCCACTACTACGGGCTCCCGGCCCGGCTGCACCGGCTGGCCGGCGACCCGCGCCTGGCCGACGGCCCGGAGGGTGTCCCGGCCGGGCCCCGCCTGAAGGCCGTCCTGTCCGGCGGTACCGCGCTGTCCCCCGAGGCCGCGAGCCGGCTTCGGGCCGCCCTCGGCGTCCCCGTCGTCCAGGGCTACGGACTCGCCGAACTCTCCCCGCTCTCCCACACCCAGAGCTTCGGCGACGATGCGGTGCGCGGCGCCGTCGGCCGGGCGCTGCCCGGGACCGAGTGCCGCGTCGTCGACCTCGGTTCACGGGAGCCGGTGCCGGTATGGGCCTCCGGCGAGGTGCAGGTGCGCGGCCCGCAGGTCATGGCCGGCTACCTGGACGACGACGAGCCGTCCCGGATCGACGCCGACGGCTGGTTCTCCACGGGAGACATCGGCTACCTCGACGAGGACGGCCGCCTGTACCTGGTCGACCGGCTCGGCGACGTCTTCAAGCACGACAACGAACTCGTGTCGCCGACCGCCGTCGAGCGCGTCATCGAGGACGACCCGCGCGTCGCCGAGTGCGTCGTCGTCGGCCGGCCCGACCCCGTGCACGGCGCCACGGTGTGGGCCGGAATCGTCCTGCGCGACCCGGAGCCCGGGACCCGCGACGCCGTCCTCGCGTCCGTCGCCGAACGGGCCAACCGGCGCCTCGCCGTCTTCGAGCGCATCCACACCGCCGAGGCCCTCGACGCCGTGCCGCGCACCCCCACCGGAAAGCCCGAACGCCGCGTCCTGCGCCGCCGGCTGTCCGTCTGA
- a CDS encoding FAD-binding oxidoreductase has protein sequence MTTAPSVPRPVTRPTAPAPSSFPALVTTTQVVRAVADAARRRQRVEVRYGGHDAGRPVADGGGAAVVDLGRMNAVAHDPHRRAFMVEAGARLTDVRRTLYEGWGVTLPAAGPGHGGVVGQVTAGGPGALTRSFGFAADHLLAIEVVVVDVFGTARAVVASRERNDPHRDLWWAHTGGGASFGVVTRCWFRSPDAGGSDPTTLLPRPPGTLLAHTLALPRATTDRASFRRLVRNHGDWHEQHADADSPYAALHSSLVLPGGDTDAAAVVRTRFDATLPDARGLLRRYADELTDGLDPGTLTEELIVVPWQSAPDTDRDGGAHGGPTKSAWLRRGLDDAQIDALHRHLTAPGAHGAPTVTLGSGGGRANTRPTFATAGAHRDAVLAAEFTVDGRPSDDAVDRLRRLYRDVFAATGGVPVPGAGGNDGCLAGHPDPDLTDPRWNTSGVPWHRLYYKDNYRRLQRAKARWDPRGLFGQGLGIRPA, from the coding sequence ATGACCACCGCTCCTAGCGTCCCGCGCCCCGTCACCCGCCCCACCGCACCGGCACCGTCGTCGTTCCCCGCCCTCGTCACCACCACACAGGTCGTCCGGGCCGTCGCCGACGCCGCGCGGCGGCGCCAGCGCGTCGAGGTGCGGTACGGCGGCCACGACGCCGGGCGTCCGGTGGCGGACGGCGGCGGGGCGGCCGTCGTCGACCTGGGGCGGATGAACGCCGTCGCCCACGACCCGCACCGGCGGGCCTTCATGGTCGAGGCCGGGGCGCGGCTCACGGACGTGCGGCGCACCCTGTACGAGGGCTGGGGCGTCACGCTCCCCGCAGCGGGCCCGGGCCACGGCGGCGTCGTCGGACAGGTCACGGCCGGCGGCCCCGGCGCCCTCACCCGCTCCTTCGGCTTCGCGGCCGACCACCTCCTCGCGATCGAGGTCGTGGTCGTCGACGTGTTCGGCACCGCCCGCGCCGTCGTCGCGAGCCGCGAACGCAACGACCCGCACCGCGACCTGTGGTGGGCCCACACCGGCGGCGGCGCAAGTTTCGGTGTCGTCACCCGATGCTGGTTCCGCTCTCCGGACGCCGGCGGATCCGACCCCACGACCCTGCTGCCCCGCCCGCCGGGCACCCTCCTCGCCCACACCCTGGCGCTCCCGCGCGCGACCACCGACCGCGCCAGCTTCCGCCGTCTCGTCCGCAACCACGGGGACTGGCACGAGCAGCACGCCGACGCCGACTCCCCTTACGCGGCGCTGCACAGCAGCCTCGTCCTGCCCGGAGGGGACACGGACGCGGCCGCGGTCGTCCGCACCCGCTTCGACGCCACCCTGCCCGACGCGCGCGGCCTGCTGCGCCGCTACGCCGACGAGCTCACCGACGGCCTCGACCCCGGCACGCTCACCGAAGAACTGATCGTCGTCCCCTGGCAGTCGGCGCCGGACACGGACCGGGACGGCGGCGCGCACGGCGGACCCACCAAGTCGGCCTGGCTGCGGCGCGGACTCGACGACGCGCAGATCGACGCCCTGCACCGGCACCTCACGGCCCCCGGCGCCCACGGCGCGCCGACCGTGACGCTGGGCTCCGGCGGCGGCCGCGCCAACACACGGCCCACGTTCGCCACCGCCGGCGCGCACCGCGACGCCGTCCTGGCGGCGGAGTTCACCGTCGACGGCCGGCCCTCGGACGACGCCGTCGACCGGCTGCGCCGCCTGTACCGGGACGTGTTCGCCGCGACCGGTGGTGTGCCCGTGCCCGGAGCGGGCGGCAACGACGGCTGCCTCGCCGGACACCCGGACCCCGACCTCACCGACCCCCGGTGGAACACCTCGGGCGTGCCCTGGCACCGCCTCTACTACAAGGACAACTACCGCCGTCTGCAACGCGCGAAGGCCCGCTGGGACCCGCGCGGCCTGTTCGGGCAGGGCCTCGGCATCCGCCCCGCCTAA
- a CDS encoding phosphopantetheine-binding protein, protein MENGGKHDVPAAADPLTRQLLRQMVAGAMQLDPSELPDDQGDLVDHGLDSINTMRLISAWHRRGIEVGFPELMARPTLGHWWDLISRSDPAQHLEAAPTAP, encoded by the coding sequence ATGGAAAACGGTGGAAAGCACGACGTGCCGGCCGCGGCCGACCCGCTGACCCGGCAGCTGCTGCGTCAGATGGTGGCCGGCGCCATGCAGCTCGACCCCTCCGAACTCCCCGACGACCAAGGCGATCTGGTCGACCACGGGCTGGACTCGATCAACACGATGCGGCTGATCTCCGCATGGCACCGGCGCGGCATCGAGGTGGGCTTTCCCGAGCTGATGGCCCGGCCCACCCTCGGTCACTGGTGGGATCTGATTTCCCGGTCCGACCCCGCACAGCACCTCGAGGCCGCACCCACAGCTCCTTGA
- a CDS encoding FAD-dependent oxidoreductase — MSPGTEVLVVGAGPVGLTAAHELARRGLRVRLVDAASGPSRTSRAVAVHPRTLETFDQMGTVDGILEHGRPNRAFTMYAGGRRLVRLEADYASMPTRHPYSVIIGQTRTEAVLRDAVSRLGTEVEWGVRLTGFEQDADGVRVRLRHGDGTEEQCTVPWLVGCDGGHSTVRRTLGLPLLGESRDTWMLADAPVRTDLPPDSIYWVHTGGQALMMVPYADQGRWRLLDTAPDTPDATGAADRFTAKLSRGLGTDVRVGEPEWTSVFTFQQRMVPRMHEGRVFVAGDAAHVHSPASGQGMNTGIQEAYNLAWKLAAVQQGHAGARLLDTYGDERVPVGKALLGSTRTATALVQFRNALAGVALPVVFSVVRALPALRRAIQRKVLGGMSGLRLDYADSPLTTGAGPEPVPVATPVAAPVMVPRRRHVPAPGERVAGAARVSDALVRELRDVRWTLLVAPGGHDPSGRPVRAAQQAADRYGAWLSVRSVGGSGAGPAPLPDPDGALCAALGLTADGWALVRPDGYLAARGEYLTPAALDAALAPAHPVPAGPEAPLERGSGALRAVQDRVDTGVQGGRAVPGRPLSRK; from the coding sequence ATGAGCCCCGGCACCGAGGTCCTCGTCGTCGGCGCCGGGCCCGTCGGCCTCACGGCGGCCCACGAACTGGCCCGCCGGGGTCTGCGGGTGCGCCTCGTCGACGCCGCCTCGGGCCCCTCCCGCACCAGCCGCGCGGTCGCCGTCCACCCGCGCACCCTGGAGACGTTCGACCAGATGGGGACGGTCGACGGCATCCTCGAACACGGCCGCCCCAACCGGGCGTTCACGATGTACGCCGGCGGACGCCGCCTCGTGCGCCTGGAGGCCGACTACGCGTCGATGCCGACCCGCCACCCCTACAGCGTCATCATCGGGCAGACCCGCACCGAGGCCGTCCTGCGCGACGCCGTCTCCCGGCTCGGCACCGAGGTCGAATGGGGCGTACGCCTGACCGGCTTCGAGCAGGACGCGGACGGCGTCCGGGTGCGGCTGCGCCACGGCGACGGCACCGAGGAACAGTGCACGGTGCCCTGGCTGGTCGGCTGCGACGGCGGCCACAGCACGGTCCGCAGGACGCTCGGGCTGCCCCTGCTCGGCGAGAGCCGCGACACGTGGATGCTCGCCGACGCCCCCGTCCGCACCGACCTGCCGCCCGACAGCATCTACTGGGTGCACACCGGCGGCCAGGCCCTGATGATGGTCCCCTACGCGGACCAGGGGCGCTGGAGGCTGCTCGACACGGCCCCCGACACCCCCGACGCGACCGGCGCCGCCGACCGGTTCACCGCCAAGCTCTCCCGGGGCCTCGGCACCGACGTACGGGTCGGCGAACCCGAGTGGACCTCCGTGTTCACGTTCCAGCAGCGCATGGTGCCGCGCATGCACGAGGGCCGGGTGTTCGTCGCGGGCGACGCCGCCCACGTGCACAGCCCCGCCTCCGGCCAGGGCATGAACACCGGCATCCAGGAGGCGTACAACCTCGCCTGGAAACTGGCCGCGGTCCAACAGGGCCACGCGGGAGCGCGGTTGCTCGACACCTACGGCGACGAACGCGTCCCCGTCGGCAAGGCGCTGCTCGGCTCCACCCGCACGGCCACCGCGCTGGTCCAGTTCCGCAACGCGCTGGCGGGCGTGGCCCTCCCGGTCGTCTTCTCCGTCGTCCGCGCCCTGCCCGCCCTGCGCCGGGCCATCCAGCGCAAGGTCCTGGGCGGCATGTCCGGCCTGCGCCTCGACTACGCCGACTCCCCGCTGACCACCGGCGCCGGACCCGAACCCGTCCCCGTCGCCACCCCCGTCGCGGCGCCCGTCATGGTGCCGCGCCGGCGCCACGTGCCCGCGCCCGGCGAACGCGTCGCCGGCGCCGCCCGCGTCAGCGACGCCCTCGTGCGCGAACTGCGCGACGTGCGCTGGACCCTGCTCGTCGCCCCCGGCGGCCACGACCCGTCGGGCCGGCCCGTGCGCGCCGCGCAGCAGGCCGCCGACCGGTACGGGGCCTGGCTGTCCGTGCGCTCCGTGGGCGGCAGCGGCGCCGGGCCCGCACCGCTGCCCGACCCCGACGGCGCCCTGTGCGCCGCGCTGGGCCTCACCGCCGACGGCTGGGCGCTCGTCCGCCCCGACGGCTACCTCGCCGCGCGCGGCGAGTACCTGACCCCGGCCGCGCTGGACGCCGCCCTGGCCCCCGCCCACCCGGTTCCCGCCGGACCTGAGGCGCCCCTCGAGCGCGGCTCCGGTGCCCTTCGAGCCGTTCAGGACAGGGTCGATACCGGCGTACAGGGCGGGCGGGCCGTCCCGGGCCGCCCCCTGAGCAGGAAGTGA
- a CDS encoding FAD-dependent monooxygenase → MTRAQNTDVCVVGAGPAGLALSLMLLRSGVAVTLLEKSRSFARDFHGEILQPGGQRILDELGVLDAARSRGDRALRGFQVLERDRLLLDIDYTRLDAPYGRLLALPQRHLLETLLAACRTQPGFTYRDGHRLSTLTEEDGRRTGAVAKGPDGRPLTVRARVVVGADGRFSRTRALAGIDAGRTETFDQDLVWCSVPAPGRTTRHVRVHRAEGTAVLVHDTHPDRIRIGWTLPHRSWPAVAERGIGAVKDRLAAAVPEFADLVTEHLTGLSDLKLLDVFAARAPRWSRDGLVLLGDSAHTHGPLGAQGVNLALQDAAALHPVLVEALRAGDTSHARLARFQELRAPAADAVTRAQRLQAKAFFGTAGRAATLARAAAAHLVTRTPIGARITAKVAYGAAPVHVRTDLFTHPEPVPTGTGAADPARHASRAVHARKVHDDHRS, encoded by the coding sequence GTGACCCGGGCGCAGAACACCGACGTCTGCGTCGTCGGCGCGGGCCCGGCCGGCCTCGCCCTGAGCCTGATGCTGCTGCGCTCCGGCGTCGCCGTCACCCTGCTCGAGAAGTCCCGGTCCTTCGCCCGCGACTTCCACGGCGAGATCCTGCAACCCGGCGGCCAGCGGATCCTCGACGAACTCGGCGTGCTCGACGCGGCACGCTCCCGAGGGGACCGCGCCCTGCGCGGATTCCAGGTCCTCGAACGCGACCGGCTGCTCCTCGACATCGACTACACCCGCCTGGACGCCCCCTACGGCCGGCTCCTCGCCCTGCCCCAGCGGCACCTGCTGGAGACCCTGCTCGCGGCCTGCCGCACCCAGCCCGGCTTCACCTACCGGGACGGACACCGGCTCTCGACGCTGACCGAGGAGGACGGCCGCCGCACGGGAGCCGTCGCCAAAGGCCCCGACGGGCGTCCGCTCACCGTGCGCGCCCGCGTCGTCGTGGGCGCCGACGGACGCTTCTCGCGCACCCGCGCCCTCGCCGGCATCGACGCCGGACGCACCGAGACCTTCGACCAGGACCTCGTGTGGTGTTCCGTGCCCGCGCCCGGCCGCACCACCCGGCACGTCCGCGTCCACCGCGCCGAGGGCACCGCCGTCCTCGTCCACGACACCCACCCCGACCGCATCCGCATCGGCTGGACCCTGCCGCACCGGTCCTGGCCCGCCGTCGCCGAACGGGGCATCGGCGCGGTGAAGGACCGACTGGCCGCCGCCGTACCGGAGTTCGCCGATCTCGTCACCGAGCACCTCACCGGCCTGTCGGACCTCAAGCTGCTCGACGTGTTCGCCGCCCGTGCCCCGCGGTGGTCCCGCGACGGACTCGTCCTCCTCGGGGACAGCGCCCACACCCACGGACCGCTCGGCGCCCAGGGCGTCAACCTCGCCCTCCAGGACGCCGCCGCCCTGCACCCCGTCCTCGTCGAGGCCCTGCGCGCGGGCGACACGAGCCACGCCCGCCTGGCCCGCTTCCAGGAGCTGCGCGCGCCCGCCGCCGACGCGGTGACCCGCGCCCAGCGCCTCCAGGCCAAGGCGTTCTTCGGGACCGCGGGACGCGCCGCCACGCTGGCCAGGGCGGCCGCCGCCCACCTCGTCACCCGGACCCCGATCGGCGCCCGCATCACCGCCAAGGTGGCCTACGGGGCCGCCCCCGTCCACGTTCGGACGGACCTGTTCACGCACCCCGAGCCCGTCCCGACCGGCACGGGCGCCGCGGACCCCGCACGCCACGCGTCCCGTGCCGTCCACGCGAGAAAGGTGCACGATGACCACCGCTCCTAG
- a CDS encoding thioesterase II family protein, whose translation MDVRLYCFAHAGAGVSGFGRWPRRCGPGVEVVPVLLPGRDSRRHETRPTGRRALLDALFDDIAAAASDGPYVFYGHSLGGMVAHTLTRALLDAGLPGPRLLAVGACPAPHTVRPPAASDDDISDEQLLRFVGDVGSAPGGTLAEPDSVWHRAVLPVLRDDLRLARSLRAAALDAPGRLPVPVLAVGGSHDPVVTPQALDAWRQWTDGTFVRRTVPGDHFFVRGPELPRLVGRACRVVARIDAAAAPTPLGAP comes from the coding sequence ATGGACGTAAGGCTGTACTGCTTCGCGCACGCCGGCGCCGGGGTGTCGGGTTTCGGCCGCTGGCCGCGGCGCTGCGGCCCCGGGGTCGAGGTCGTCCCGGTGCTGCTGCCCGGGCGCGACTCGCGCCGCCACGAGACGCGGCCGACCGGGCGGCGGGCGCTGCTCGACGCCCTGTTCGACGACATCGCCGCTGCGGCCTCGGACGGCCCGTACGTGTTCTACGGGCACAGCCTCGGCGGCATGGTCGCCCACACCCTGACCCGGGCCCTGCTCGACGCGGGGCTGCCCGGGCCGCGGCTGCTCGCGGTCGGAGCCTGCCCCGCCCCGCACACCGTGCGGCCCCCGGCCGCGTCCGACGACGACATCAGCGACGAGCAGCTCCTGCGCTTCGTGGGCGACGTCGGCTCCGCGCCCGGCGGGACCCTCGCCGAGCCCGACAGCGTCTGGCACCGCGCCGTCCTGCCCGTGCTGCGCGACGACCTCAGGCTGGCCCGCTCCCTGCGCGCCGCCGCCCTCGACGCCCCAGGGCGCCTCCCCGTGCCCGTGCTCGCCGTCGGCGGCAGCCACGACCCGGTCGTGACACCGCAGGCGCTCGACGCCTGGCGGCAGTGGACCGACGGCACCTTCGTGCGCCGCACCGTGCCGGGCGACCACTTCTTCGTACGCGGCCCCGAACTGCCCCGGCTCGTCGGACGCGCTTGCCGGGTGGTCGCCCGGATCGACGCGGCCGCCGCCCCGACGCCCCTGGGCGCGCCGTGA
- a CDS encoding LLM class flavin-dependent oxidoreductase yields MKFGVNFFPVIDPAKKSASTYYDESLRLVELAEALDFEHVQTVEHYGSPYGGYSPDPVVFLTAAAARTSRIRLVTGAVIASFAHPVQTAARLALLDNLSHGRLDVGFGRGFLPDEFELFGVPMEESRTRFTEVVDACTALWSGEEVRFEGEVHRFGPVTGFPRPHQHPHPPVFVASATSAESCALAGARGHHLQVVPSVTSREQLIGMTTAYRAARSAAGHEGPGRIQIKYTCYLGEDREVALADARTNERNYVEMMAGAVASWAEARSEQYPGYEKFVEKARAYDFDKALADHKVLAGTPADVRAQIETIRGWYGADICLSLQFNPGHVPYERAERAMELFAAEVAPAFTESHDGAPVPAAVAA; encoded by the coding sequence ATGAAATTCGGCGTGAACTTCTTCCCGGTCATCGATCCGGCGAAGAAGAGTGCGAGCACCTATTACGACGAAAGCCTTCGGCTGGTCGAACTGGCCGAGGCCCTCGACTTCGAACACGTGCAGACGGTGGAGCACTACGGCTCCCCGTACGGCGGTTACAGCCCCGACCCGGTCGTGTTCCTGACCGCCGCCGCGGCGCGCACCAGCCGCATCCGTCTGGTCACCGGCGCCGTCATCGCCTCGTTCGCGCACCCGGTGCAGACGGCGGCGCGCCTGGCGCTGCTCGACAACCTCTCGCACGGCCGCCTCGACGTCGGCTTCGGCCGCGGCTTCCTGCCCGACGAGTTCGAGCTGTTCGGCGTGCCGATGGAGGAGAGCCGCACCCGGTTCACCGAGGTCGTCGACGCGTGCACCGCCCTGTGGAGCGGCGAGGAGGTCCGCTTCGAGGGCGAGGTGCACCGCTTCGGCCCCGTCACCGGCTTCCCCCGCCCCCACCAGCACCCGCACCCGCCGGTGTTCGTGGCGTCCGCGACCAGCGCCGAGTCCTGCGCGCTGGCCGGCGCCCGGGGCCACCACCTCCAGGTCGTGCCCTCGGTGACCAGCCGTGAGCAGCTGATCGGGATGACCACCGCCTACCGCGCCGCCCGCAGCGCCGCGGGCCACGAGGGCCCGGGCCGCATCCAGATCAAGTACACCTGCTACCTCGGCGAGGACCGCGAGGTGGCGCTCGCCGACGCCCGCACCAACGAGCGCAACTACGTCGAGATGATGGCCGGCGCCGTGGCCTCGTGGGCCGAGGCCCGCTCGGAGCAGTACCCGGGCTACGAGAAGTTCGTCGAGAAGGCGCGCGCCTACGACTTCGACAAGGCACTCGCCGACCACAAGGTGCTGGCCGGCACGCCCGCCGACGTCCGCGCCCAGATCGAGACGATCCGCGGCTGGTACGGCGCGGACATCTGCCTGAGCCTGCAGTTCAACCCCGGGCACGTGCCCTACGAGCGGGCCGAGCGCGCGATGGAACTCTTCGCCGCCGAGGTCGCCCCCGCGTTCACCGAGTCCCACGACGGCGCGCCCGTGCCCGCCGCCGTGGCCGCGTGA
- a CDS encoding antibiotic biosynthesis monooxygenase family protein, producing MVTFVNKLTVHGDVEEFLAAKDRVTAYMSAQPGYLGHQTLRLCGGEPVFLELAQWQDAAAHRAAVTHPDFQALVGGLRGLATPEPGLYELLADRSSTPAEPVTAGAR from the coding sequence ATGGTGACTTTCGTGAACAAGCTGACCGTCCACGGCGACGTCGAGGAGTTCCTCGCCGCCAAGGACCGTGTCACGGCCTACATGAGCGCCCAGCCCGGCTACCTCGGTCACCAGACGCTGCGCCTGTGCGGCGGCGAGCCCGTCTTCCTCGAGCTCGCCCAGTGGCAGGACGCCGCCGCCCACCGCGCCGCCGTCACCCACCCCGACTTCCAGGCGCTCGTCGGCGGACTGCGCGGCCTTGCCACCCCCGAGCCCGGCCTGTACGAGCTGCTGGCCGACCGCAGCAGCACCCCCGCCGAGCCGGTCACGGCCGGCGCCCGATGA